The region ACTGGGTCATGACTTTATGAAAGCATTGCTGCAAGATATGCGCCTAACGCGCTGATAGTAAGAGAGATTGACAAAGTCTATGGCTGTTAAGAATAGATTTGCGGAACTGCATGAAAACATAACAGCCCTACGCCATGATTTGCATGCGCACCCTGAAATCCTGTTTGAGACGCACCGAACATCGGCGCTGGTGGCCGAGAGGCTGCGGGCTGTCGGCTGTGATGAGGTAGTGACCGGGATTGGCCGCACCGGGGTTGTCGGCGTCATCAAGGGCCAGTCGGTTACATCAGGCAAGGTGGTTGGGTTGCGAGCGGATATGGATGCGCTGCCCATTCAAGAGGCCACTGGGTTAGATTATGCTTCGACCACAGAGGGGGCAATGCATGCCTGTGGGCATGATGGGCACACTGCCATGTTGCTGGGCGCGGCGGAATACCTGACAGAGACCCGAAATTTTGATGGCACGGTGGTGTTGATTTTTCAGCCTGCAGAAGAAGGCGGTGGCGGCGGCCGTGAAATGTGCCAAGACGGTTTGATGGACCGGTTTGGCATTCAGGAAGTCTATGGGATGCACAATTGGCCTGGCATGCCGACGGGGTCTTTTGCCATTCGTCCGGGGCCGTTTTTTGCCGCCACAGATTTGTTTGAAATCACGGTTCAGGGCAAGGGCGGGCATGCGGCAAAACCGCATGAAACAATTGACAGCACGGTGATGGCCAGCCAGTTGGTCTTGGCACTGCAAACAATAGCCAGCCGCAATGCAGACCCGGTTGATCCTGTGGTAATCTCGGTGACATCCTTTGAAACAAGTTCGAAGGCGTTCAATGTTATCCCGCATGCGGTGACCTTGCGCGGTACCGTGCGCACCCTAAGCAAAGACATGCGGCAATTGGCAGAAGAGCGCGTCAAAGCGCTGTGTGCGCTGCAATGTGAAAGCTTTGGCGGACAGGCCATTGTGGACTATCGCCGGGGATACCCGGTGATGGTCAATCATCCGGATCAGACCGAATTTGCCGCTCAGGCAGCGCGCAGCGTGTCGGGACAATGCGACAAAGCCCCGTTGATCATGGGCGGAGAAGACTTTGCTTATTTGTTAGAAGAACGCCCTGGTGCTTATATTCTGGTGGGCAATGGTGATAGCGCGATGGTGCATCATCCGGCTTATAATTTTAACGACGAGGCCATTCCGGCAGGGTGCAGCTGGTGGGCTGAAATCGCCGAACAGCGTATGCCACTCAGCTCTTAATTAACAGCGTTGTGCAGCAGCGCGAGTAGTTTAACAGACACGTCTTTGCGAATTTCAGCGCCTTTTGTGACATAGGCGTATGCAGATTTTTGCATTGTTTCCAAATCGTTGCTGGCATGAAGTTCAAGCAATGCGTGACC is a window of Cognatishimia sp. WU-CL00825 DNA encoding:
- a CDS encoding M20 aminoacylase family protein — its product is MAVKNRFAELHENITALRHDLHAHPEILFETHRTSALVAERLRAVGCDEVVTGIGRTGVVGVIKGQSVTSGKVVGLRADMDALPIQEATGLDYASTTEGAMHACGHDGHTAMLLGAAEYLTETRNFDGTVVLIFQPAEEGGGGGREMCQDGLMDRFGIQEVYGMHNWPGMPTGSFAIRPGPFFAATDLFEITVQGKGGHAAKPHETIDSTVMASQLVLALQTIASRNADPVDPVVISVTSFETSSKAFNVIPHAVTLRGTVRTLSKDMRQLAEERVKALCALQCESFGGQAIVDYRRGYPVMVNHPDQTEFAAQAARSVSGQCDKAPLIMGGEDFAYLLEERPGAYILVGNGDSAMVHHPAYNFNDEAIPAGCSWWAEIAEQRMPLSS